A window of the Brassica napus cultivar Da-Ae chromosome C5, Da-Ae, whole genome shotgun sequence genome harbors these coding sequences:
- the LOC106345312 gene encoding uncharacterized protein LOC106345312 → MANVFLNSSRNRRSLRTTTDSKHKNLTLKRSESSSDNNYSCKKHPKHRQSPGICSLCLNESLSKLSLDFYDYSSNMTSSSSKNVAKTVSSCSSASSESESDYSSTAISSYYSSVSSCLSPLQHRYSEIVVNKKKKKHHKKQNFLSRLFL, encoded by the coding sequence ATGGCTAACGTTTTCCTCAACAGTAGCAGAAACAGAAGATCATTACGAACAACAACAGATTCGAAACACAAGAATCTTACGTTGAAGAGATCAGAGTCTTCTTCAGACAACAACTACTCATGCAAGAAACATCCCAAGCACAGACAATCTCCTGGAATATGTTCCCTCTGTCTTAATGAGAGCCTCTCCAAGTTGTCTCTCGATTTCTATGACTATAGCTCAAACATGACCTCGTCTTCTTCAAAAAACGTGGCTAAAACGGTATCGTCTTGTTCCTCGGCTTCttcagaatcagaatcagacTATTCTTCGACGGCTATCTCTTCTTATTACTCTTCGGTGTCTTCTTGTTTGTCTCCTCTGCAACATCGATACAGTGAGATCGTAGttaataagaaaaagaagaagcatcACAAGAAACAAAATTTCCTCTCTAGATTATTTCTGTAA
- the LOC106345315 gene encoding blue copper protein: MSTFLCLVLILFCLISAATSATLTVNWSLGTNYTPLATRNTFSVGDTIVFSYSAGHTVDEVSENDYKSCTLGNSITSDSSGTTTIDLKTTGPRYFICGIPGHCSTGMKLAVTVASAPSTNLGGGTTTPTPFTGGGSTTTPTPLTGGGGYVPTTTQAIPCGCWAVSSPVWAMIVT; the protein is encoded by the exons ATGAGCACATTTCTTTGCCTTGTCCTCATATTATTCTGTCTGATTTCAGCGGCCACATCCGCCACTCTTACAGTGAACTGGTCCCTTGGCACCAACTACACTCCGCTTGCCACGAGAAATACTTTTTCCGTTGGCGATACCATCG TGTTTAGCTATAGCGCGGGTCACACGGTGGACGAAGTGAGCGAGAATGACTACAAGAGCTGTACTTTAGGGAACTCCATTACATCGGACAGCAGCGGAACAACGACCATAGATCTGAAGACCACTGGTCCTCGCTACTTCATATGTGGAATCCCCGGCCATTGTTCCACCGGTATGAAGCTAGCAGTCACCGTCGCTTCAGCCCCATCAACTAATTTAGGTGGTGGCACCACCACGCCTACCCCTTTTACCGGAGGTGGTAGCACCACCACACCAACCCCTCTCACCGGAGGTGGTGGTTATGTTCCCACGACCACACAGGCTATTCCTTGTGGTTGTTGGGCCGTGTCTTCTCCAGTATGGGCTATGATTGTGACTTGA
- the LOC111202081 gene encoding transcription factor bHLH94-like, with the protein MPLGAVVYPQDTSGYLSNCKDFMFYDLSYQEEVVAQDTKNNIDTLGQEQSFVEKDEEERQWRDYHHKYPLIPLLDEKLDLHATDVENHPPIQPRRKRRRTRSNKNKEEIESQRMTHIAVERNRRKQMNEYLAVLRSLMPSSYAQRGDQASIVGGAINYVKELEHILQSMEPRRTTTTTHEVDTSTSSLMSPFSEFFTYPQYSTKSSSSATENSSSPAEIEVTVAEGHANIKIMSKKKPRQLLKLVDSIQSLRLTLLHLNVTTLDNSILYSISVKVEEGSQLNTVDDIATALNQIIRRIQEE; encoded by the exons ATGCCTTTAGGCGCTGTCGTATACCCGCAAGATACATCCGGATACCTCTCTAATTGCAAAGATTTCATGTTTTACGACTTGTCTTATCAAGAAGAGGTAGTAGCTCAAGACACGAAGAACAACATTGATACGTTAGGCCAAGAACAAAGTTTTGTGGAAAAAGATGAGGAAGAACGTCAATGGCGAGACTATCATCATAAGTACCCTTTAATCCCTTTGTTGGATGAAAAGCTTGATCTTCACGCCACTGATGTGGAAAATCATCCTCCTATACAACCgaggaggaagagaaggagAACGAGGAGCAACAAGAACAAGGAAGAGATCGAGAGCCAGAGAATGACTCACATAGCCGTCGAGAGAAATCGCCGGAAACAGATGAATGAGTACCTCGCCGTACTCCGTTCTCTAATGCCGTCGTCATATGCTCAAAGG GGAGATCAAGCGTCGATAGTAGGAGGAGCCATTAACTATGTAAAGGAGTTAGAGCACATCTTACAATCAATGGAGCCTAGGAGAACCACAACGACGACCCATGAAGTTGACACAAGCACTAGCTCATTGATGAGTCCCTTCTCAGAATTCTTCACTTACCCTCAATACTCGacaaaatcatcatcatcagcaacGGAAAACTCATCTTCACCGGCAGAGATAGAAGTGACGGTGGCGGAAGGCCACGCGAACATCAAGATAATGTCTAAGAAGAAGCCGAGGCAGCTTCTTAAGCTCGTAGATTCGATACAGAGCCTAAGGCTaactcttcttcatctcaaTGTCACCACTCTCGACAACTCGATTCTCTACTCCATCAGCGTCAAG GTCGAAGAAGGGAGCCAACTGAATACTGTAGACGACATTGCAACAGCTTTGAATCAAATCATAAGGAGAATTCAAGAAgagtaa
- the LOC125587096 gene encoding pumilio homolog 24-like produces the protein MAVGGCDGILLPTLSENLRELYQAIASAAAEPKPEESEKSSQHILEDFHSRRTIRRLVLDSPTFSSILFKKALSGKCWSWAQGHCSRILYAFLETQDVQVREMAKEELQVLVDEGALKITGTKKPE, from the exons ATGGCCGTGGGAGGCTGTGATGGTATTCTTTTGCCAACTTTGAGTGAGAATCTGCGTGAGCTGTACCAAGCCATAGCCTCTGCAGCAGCAGAGCCGAAACCCGAAGAATCAGAAAAGAGTTCACAGCACATCCTGGAAGACTTTCACTCAAGACGAACAATTAGAAGGCTGGTCTTGGACAGCCCTACTTTTTCTTCCATTCTTTTTAAGAAGGCCTTGTCTGGAAAGTGTTGGTCATGGGCTCAAGGACACTG TTCAAGGATATTATATGCTTTCTTAGAGACTCAAGATGTTCAAGTGCGTGAGATGGCTAAGGAAGAGCTGCAAGTGTTGGTGGACGAAGGTGCTCTAAAGATCACAGGAACCAAAAAACCCGAATGA
- the LOC125587095 gene encoding uncharacterized protein LOC125587095, whose product MNLRSRGPTDLVPRVEDIRALEREIARRRREEEQPAHLDRLGFLMDQHQNQPQDGKGNGQGADNLRPQHQHRQARAIGTHDEPNIHGHRTGIRAPAVENNNFEIKSSLINMIQSNKYHGLALEDPLDHLDNFDKLCGTTKINGVSEDAFKLRVFPFSLGDKAHTWEKSLSRDSITTRDECKKAFLTKFFSTSRTAKLRNEISGFHQRNLEGFGEAWKRFNSYISQCPHHGFNMESLLSTFYRGSLLKFRSQLDTASNEFFLGRSEADALELVENMVKSDSVYSDDHDRSNRGIGGDDQNTKRELKALQEKMDLLLSNKAKQEKVNFVGDHRQEELVMVSEVDGLEGQEELCFVNADGTWYKKEPNFQYNNYQQKPFYNNQQGNQSTQGQAGSSTSSPQESSTDAMLKQILESQTRSEKHIGYELKNLHTKVGGSYNDLNNKFLQLSSHFKTLENQFASMPSTSKSPMGSLPGKFEQNPKEYCNVILSTTSEIKLSDHEKEEDQIERFIYGT is encoded by the exons ATGAACTTGCGGAGTAGAGGCCCAACagacctagttccaagagttgaagacattagagcacttgaAAGGGAGATTGcaaggaggagaagagaagaagagcaaccgGCTCACTTAGACAGATTGGGGTTTTTGATGGATCAACATCAGAATCAGCCTCAAGATGGAAAAGGTAATGGCCAAGGAGCTGACAACCTTAGGCCACAACACCAGCATCGCCAAGCTAGAGCTATTGGCACCCATGATGAGCCCAATATCCATGGGCATAGAACTGGCATTAGAGCACCAGCTGTAGaaaacaacaactttgagatcaaatcaagCTTGATAAACATGATCCAGagcaacaagtatcatggtcttGCCTTGGAGGATCCACTAGACCACTTGGATAACTTTGATAAGCTGTGTGGAACTACAAAGATCAATGGTGTCTCTGAAGATGCATTCAAGCTAAGGGTGTTTCcattctctttgggagacaaagcTCACACATGGGAGAAGAGCCTCTCAAGAGATTCAATCACCACAAGGGATGAGTGCAAGAAAGCTTTCCTCACCAAGtttttctctacttcaagaactgctaagttAAGGAATGAAATCTCTGGATTTCATCAAAGAAATCTTGAAGGCTTTGGGGAAGCATGGAAAAGGTTCAACAGCTACATCTCTCAATGTCCTCATCATGGCTTCAATATGGAGAGTTTGcttagtactttctacagaggttCTTTGCTCAAGTTTAGAAGCCAGCTTGATACTGCTAGCAATGaattcttcttggggagaagtGAGGCAGATGCTTTGGAGCTTGTAGAGAATATGGTTAAGAGTGATTCAGTCTACAGTGATGACCACGACAGAAGCAATAGAGGCATTGGAGGAGATGATCAGAACACAAAAAgagagttgaaagctctacaagAGAAGATGGATTTGCTTCTCTCCAACAAAGCTAAACAAGAGAAGGTCAACTTTGTTGGTGATCATAGACAAGAAGAGCTGGTTATGGTTAGTGAAGTTGATGGTCTAGAAGGTCAGGAAGAATTGTGCTTTGTGAATGCTGATGGGACATGGTACAAAAAGGAGCCTAattttcagtacaacaactaccaacaaaagcccttctacaacaaccaacaaG GAAATCAGTCTACACAAGGCCAAGCCGGATCTTCTACCTCTTCTCCACAAGAGAGTAGCACTGATGCAATGTTGAAACAGATCTTGGAGTCCcaaactagaagtgagaagcacatTGGATATGAGCTGAAGAACCTTCACACCAAAGTTGGTGGAAGCTACAATgacctcaacaacaagttcctACAACTCTCCTCTCACTTCAAGACTTTGGAGAATCAGTTTGCCTCTATGCCTTCAACCTCCAAGAGCCCAATGGGATCTCTACCAGGAAAATTCGAGCAGAATCCCAAAGAGTATTGCAATGTTATCCTCTCTACTACTTCTGAGATTAAGTTGAGTGATCATGAGAAAGAGGAAGATCAGATTGAAAGATTCATATATGGAACATAA